The DNA window AGGTAAACTCTGGGACCTCCTCCTCAACGATCATGCCGATCGCCTGATCGTCGTGATCTCGGCCAATGATCTCCGGACCCTCGGGGCGAACATCAGCCGCCGGCTCTCATGGGAACGGACCGTCACCGACCTCGCCTGGCAGATCGCCTACAACCCGGCCCTCCGCCCGCTGACTGCGGTCGCGACCCTGGTCATTCGGATCGGGATCGACGGTGCGCTGGTCCTCCGGCGCACTGGGGAAGGATCGGTCGCAACGTTCCTTTTCGATCCTCAGGGGTACGAGGACGCCTACAAGGATCAGGGTCAGTACCCTGGCGATATGCAGGGACTGACCCCGGCTTTTATCGCCGCCCTCACCCGCCGTCTTGCCCGCGATGGGGAGGTCGGGATCCTCGACGGTGTCAGGGAGGGTATCATCGCCTCCCGCCGCCTCTTCCGCCTCGGGTACGGAACGGACCCGCATAACCCCACGTATCCCGGGCCCGAACTCTTTACTGACCCTGTTCCCGAGGACGGTATGATCGAACGCGTCGACCTCGACGATCTCCAGGCCCTCGAAGACGACCCTCACTGGACGATCCTCCACCACCTCGAACAGACACAGTTCGAGGATATCGCCCGCCGAATCGTGCGGGAAGGTGTGGGGGCGCTGCAGAGGCCCGTCCCGATCGCCCGGTTCAACAACCTGGTCGTCGTCGACCGGGACGAGATCGAGAGTTACCAGAGCATCCGGAACCTGCTGGTGGAGTACATCAATAACACGCAGATCCGCCGACCACTCTCGTTTGCCGTCTTCGGCCCCCCTGGCTCGGGCAAGTCGTTCGGGGTCAGCGAGCTCTCGAAGGGGCTGGCCCCGGAGCAGATCGAGTCCATGACCTTCAACCTGTCGCAGTTCGAATCGACGCGGGATCTTGTCGGTGCATTTCATCTGATCCGGGATGCGTCCCTTGAGGGGAAGATCCCCCTTGTCTTCTTCGACGAGTTCGACGCCCGGTTCGGGGACCAGCCGCTCGGATGGCTCCGGTTCTTCCTCGCCCCGATGCAGGACGGGATCTTCAAGGACGGCGAATCGTCGCATCCGATCGGCCGGGCGGTCTTCGTCTTCGCCGGCGGGACGAGTATCTCATTCGATGAGTTCGCGAAGAGGGTTATTGATCCGGATGACCCTGTGCTGAAGGATGCGAAGGCAACCGATTTCATCAGCCGTCTTCGGGGACGGATTGACATCCGGGGGTGTAACGCCGGCCCGGACGATGAAGGTCGGTATCTGGTGCGACGGGCACTCCTCCTCCGCTCGATCATCGAGCGGACGGCAAAACATCTGGTCACCGCTTCCGGGATGGTCCCGATCGATTCAGGGGTCCTTCGGGCGTTTCTGAAGGTGCCCGCCTATCGGCACGGCGTGCGGTCGATGCAGGCGATTGTTGAGATGAGCACGCTGACCGATAAGAAGATCTTCGCTCCTGCATCGATACCGCCGATAGAACAGCTCGCGCTTCATGTGGATGCGGACCTCTTCCGGCTGCTGATGCTGCAGGACATCCTCTTCGAGCGCATGGTGGAACCCATGGCCCTGGCCATCCATGCAGAATACCTGGCCCATGTGACCCCCGGCCCTGCAGGTCAACTTCCACCGATGGCATTACCCTGGGAGACACTCCCGGAGGAGTTCAGGGAGTCCACCCGTGACCAGGCGCGGGAGATCCGCCAGAAACTGCGGATGGTGAACTGTGGGATCATGCCGAAGGCTATGGGTGTCGACCGCGTTGTGATGGCTTTCACCGATACCCAGGTTGAACTGCTCGCAAGGACGGAGCACGACCGCTGGATGAGGGAGATGAAGCGGAATGGTTGGGTCGCAGGGGTGGTGCATGACGATGAAAGGAAGGTGCATCCCGACCTCATCCCCTGGAGGGGACTTTCTGATGATGTCAGGGAGAAGGACCGGGACGTCGTCCGGACGATTCCCCAGTTCCTTGAGGAAGCCGGGTTCGCGATCTATTCAATACTCTGAACCTCGCCGTGGGGGCGTCGGATGAGGGATGTACCGATCTTCGCCAGTGTTCCATACGAGGATGTATGCTCTGGCCGATCATCCGCTCGGTCTTGAAGCATACCGCCTCGACCCGGCGGCGGTCCTTGCCGAAACTGAAATAAATACGATCCGTCCTCTTCTCGGGAACCCCGGTGCTCATGGATCGTGATGGTCGGTACAAGGACATGAACGGCAACGGTTCTGTCGATTTCAACGATATGGTCCTGTACTTCAATCAATTGAATTGGATCGCAGAGAACGAGCCACTCGTCGCCTTCGATCAGAGCGAGGACAATCGGGTCGACTTCAACGACATGGTGGCGCTCTTTCATTCCCTCTGAAGCATCGTCTCTGGTTTCAGACTCGATCGTCGGATTTTCTCTCGTCTATGCCGGCGTCTTGTGGGGGTGTCCGGGCTTCCACGGCCGGCCCGATGAACCGCAGGAAATTCCCGGCGAACGCCTCGCTGCTGATACCTCGTTCATCAAGGAGGGCTATCCACTTCTCTCCGAGTGACAGGATGCTCATGAAGGTGATCATCAGGTAGAGCGTGATCTCCATCGGATCGAGATCGTTCCGGATCGTCCCGTCGTCGATCCCCTGCTGCACCGCTGAGCAGATGAGATTGTGGGCTTCTCCCGATGCCGCAAGGATCTCGGCAGCTTCCGGGCTGGTGTCATTTCGGAATCGCTCTGATCCATAATACCGCATAGTCCTGACGTAATCCGGATACTGCCGGTTG is part of the Methanosphaerula palustris E1-9c genome and encodes:
- a CDS encoding RyR domain-containing protein: MDQEPPKIVVAGDIALDWLQVDSPLREDDPLNWRKYPGYRWHQFPGGALLVAQMLVAAIDDPVHTYNLGDLMGSTSATVLHSLARVGTDPDRKDSTVLRVQQYLGYSGPADGTGVIPELNDDPEDATIVVLDDAGNGFRDQETAWPSIIRNSESRPFVVLKMGHPLAKGKLWDLLLNDHADRLIVVISANDLRTLGANISRRLSWERTVTDLAWQIAYNPALRPLTAVATLVIRIGIDGALVLRRTGEGSVATFLFDPQGYEDAYKDQGQYPGDMQGLTPAFIAALTRRLARDGEVGILDGVREGIIASRRLFRLGYGTDPHNPTYPGPELFTDPVPEDGMIERVDLDDLQALEDDPHWTILHHLEQTQFEDIARRIVREGVGALQRPVPIARFNNLVVVDRDEIESYQSIRNLLVEYINNTQIRRPLSFAVFGPPGSGKSFGVSELSKGLAPEQIESMTFNLSQFESTRDLVGAFHLIRDASLEGKIPLVFFDEFDARFGDQPLGWLRFFLAPMQDGIFKDGESSHPIGRAVFVFAGGTSISFDEFAKRVIDPDDPVLKDAKATDFISRLRGRIDIRGCNAGPDDEGRYLVRRALLLRSIIERTAKHLVTASGMVPIDSGVLRAFLKVPAYRHGVRSMQAIVEMSTLTDKKIFAPASIPPIEQLALHVDADLFRLLMLQDILFERMVEPMALAIHAEYLAHVTPGPAGQLPPMALPWETLPEEFRESTRDQAREIRQKLRMVNCGIMPKAMGVDRVVMAFTDTQVELLARTEHDRWMREMKRNGWVAGVVHDDERKVHPDLIPWRGLSDDVREKDRDVVRTIPQFLEEAGFAIYSIL
- a CDS encoding dockerin type I domain-containing protein, translated to MDRDGRYKDMNGNGSVDFNDMVLYFNQLNWIAENEPLVAFDQSEDNRVDFNDMVALFHSL
- a CDS encoding TetR/AcrR family transcriptional regulator; the encoded protein is MAIADRRQREKEQRRTEILEAAERLFFSRGYDDVAMNDIAQEVELNKATLYLYFENKEALFSAIVLRGFARLNRMYHECMEMEVSGITRVGLLGDAYYRFNRQYPDYVRTMRYYGSERFRNDTSPEAAEILAASGEAHNLICSAVQQGIDDGTIRNDLDPMEITLYLMITFMSILSLGEKWIALLDERGISSEAFAGNFLRFIGPAVEARTPPQDAGIDERKSDDRV